From the genome of Nasonia vitripennis strain AsymCx chromosome 1, Nvit_psr_1.1, whole genome shotgun sequence, one region includes:
- the LOC116416023 gene encoding uncharacterized protein LOC116416023 translates to MEIFELGTVVSNTFVPLCQLSTEDYSTSLFNKFFGENIRSGLAIPKFLVLDYYTHHYLTANEVFNEYLPYEEYLLLCYDYLTGKAQILPRVIIYTHNRFLIIKIKYWECINRIQLPSVKRFHLYCVIVLSLQQNLDDFQRNLKSIFIVSSSQYQSKITHENFELIKLQIQELNVETLYSNEELEKIENKFKQIVDLDNVIKINCDKCKCIKDFIENIFIEANQIMITQNDQSCENNVFYNPQFCEELMKLCMEFVLWSNIIQQNSITSSSCDFTALLDSYKVDFDRYLSLKFESTPRLNEYLLKNIDYENEKLEYLRKIIHSEASRKTKDKYFDYSYMQYEENWMGLNNYRVKAKEENNSENSSSSDDESILDTNNDSDGVDFEEVSLNINTFIDSVCQDNNDNHISHTHAVISEKLVPIENENTKVESQYVHDKHDNKIFQQNAVTKQNNNTSKSNKKVQKSESAIAKNNFNRGKFLRPCEDIYLLQQKPTQSSIKRQVIKNSNQSTSNKINKQRRILATSSPFDSLLKILTSAYCNIQKFQNFITQPTNYTIEEITEEFFNILQKYVENFNFRQLSSLRVKFVEQALWLSKSKVLLETIYW, encoded by the coding sequence AtggaaatttttgaattaggTACAGTGGTGTCTAATACATTTGTACCTTTGTGTCAATTATCGACTGAAGATTACTCAACAtccttatttaataaattctttGGTGAAAATATCCGAAGTGGCTTAGcaattccaaaatttttagttttggaCTATTACACACATCATTATCTTACAGCAAATGAAGTTTTCAATGAGTACTTACCATACGAAGAATATTTGCTTTTGTGTTACGATTATTTAACTGGGAAAGCTCAAATATTACCGagagttattatttatacTCACAACAGATTTTtgattatcaaaataaaatattgggAATGCATCAACAGGATACAACTTCCATCTGTAAAGAGATTTCATCTTTACTGTGTTATTGTACTAAGTTTACAACAAAATTTAGATGATTTTCAACGCAATTTAAAAAGCATCTTCATTGTCTCCAGTAGTCAATATCAAAGTAAAATTACACATGAGAATTTTGAGCTTATTAAGTTACAAATACAAGAATTAAATGTGGAAACACTTTATAGCAATGAAGAACTAGAAAAAATAGAGAATAAATTCAAACAAATTGTAGACCTTGATAATGTTATCAAAATTAACTGTGATAAGTGTAAATGCATTAAAGACTTTAtagagaatatttttatagaagctaATCAAATAATGATTACACAAAATGATCAATCATGTGAAAATAATGTGTTTTATAATCCACAATTTTGCGAAGAATTGATGAAACTTTGTATGGAATTTGTTCTTTGGTCAAATATTATACAACAAAATAGCATTACAAGTTCATCCTGTGATTTTACTGCACTATTAGATAGTTATAAAGTTGACTTTGATAGATACTTATCACTAAAATTCGAATCAACACCAAGactaaatgaatatttattaaaaaatattgattatgAGAATGAAAAGTTAGAATATTTAAGAAAGATTATTCATTCAGAAGCaagtagaaaaacaaaagataaatattttgactATAGTTACATGCAGTATGAAGAAAATTGGATGGGTCTTAATAATTATCGAGTAAAAGCTAAAGAGGAAAACAATTCAGAAAACTCTTCAAGCAGTGATGATGAAAGTATACTAGACACTAATAATGATAGTGATGgtgttgattttgaagaaGTAAGTTTGAATATCAATACATTTATAGACTCTGTTTGCCaagataataatgataatcatatctcacacacacatgcagTAATATCTGAAAAGTTGGTTCccattgaaaatgaaaatacaaaagtTGAATCACAATATGTGCATGATAAGCacgataataaaatttttcaacaaaatgcTGTTACTAAACAAAACAATAACACTAGTAAgagtaataaaaaagttcagAAATCAGAATCTgcaattgcaaaaaataatttcaatagaGGAAAGTTTCTTAGGCCTTGTGAGGATATCTATTTGTTGCAACAAAAACCAACACAATCCTCTATAAAACGtcaagttattaaaaattccaaTCAATCTACATCTAATAAgattaataaacaaagaagaATTCTTGCTACTTCAAGTCCTTTTGAtagtcttttaaaaatattaacttcAGCTTATTGTAATAtccaaaaatttcaaaattttataactcaACCAACAAATTATACAATAGAGGAAATCACTGAAGAGTTTTTCAACAttcttcaaaaatatgttGAGAATTTCAACTTTAGACAGCTAAGCTCATTGAGAGTGAAATTTGTCGAACAGGCTTTGTGGCTCAGCAAGTCAAAAGTTTTGTTGGAGACAATCTATtggtga